From the genome of Mixophyes fleayi isolate aMixFle1 chromosome 2, aMixFle1.hap1, whole genome shotgun sequence, one region includes:
- the CDK2 gene encoding cyclin-dependent kinase 2: protein MENFQKVEKIGEGTYGVVYKARIRDTGEVVALKKIRLDTETEGVPSTAIREISLLKELNHPNIVKLLDVIHTENKLYLVFEFLNQDLKKFMDSSNITGIPLALVKSYLFQLLQGLAFCHSHRVLHRDLKPQNLLINADGAIKLADFGLARAFGVPVRTYTHEVVTLWYRAPEILLGCKYYSTAVDIWSLGCIFAEMITRRALFPGDSEIDQLFRIFRTLGTPDEVSWPGVTSMPDYKSTFPKWARQDFSKVAPPLDEDGRDLLAQMLQYDSNKRISAKTALSHAFFRDVSRPTPHLN from the exons ATGGAAAACTTCCAAAAAGTGGAGAAGATCGGGGAGGGGACGTACGGGGTCGTGTACAAAGCTCGGATCAGAGACACCGGGGAGGTGGTGGCGCTGAAAAAGATCCGCCTAGATAC ggAGACAGAAGGGGTTCCAAGCACCGCCATCCGAGAAATTTCTCTGCTGAAGGAACTTAATCACCCCAACATAGTAAA GCTACTGGACGTTATTCACACAGAGAACAAACTTTACCTCGTCTTTGAGTTCCTCAACCAAGACTTGAAGAAATTTATGGACAGCTCCAATATTACAGGAATCCCACTGGCACTTGTTAAA AGTTACCTGTTCCAGTTGTTGCAAGGTTTAGCATTCTGCCATTCACATCGCGTCCTGCATCGTGACTTGAAGCCTCAGAACTTGCTTATTAATGCAGATGGAGCTATCAAGCTTGCAGACTTTGGGCTGGCACGAGCATTTGGTGTACCAGTGCGAACTTACACCCACGAG GTGGTAACGCTCTGGTACAGAGCTCCTGAAATTCTTCTTGGCTGTAAGTACTACTCCACTGCTGTGGATATTTGGAGCCTGGGCTGTATCTTTGCAGAAATG ATTACCAGAAGAGCTCTGTTCCCTGGGGACTCCGAAATTGACCAGCTTTTCCGTATTTTCCGAACTCTGGGAACTCCCGATGAGGTGTCATGGCCAGGGGTTACTTCTATGCCAGACTACAAGTCCACTTTTCCCAAGTGGGCTAGGCAAGATTTTAGCAAGGTTGCACCACCATTGGATGAAGACGGTAGAGATCTTTTAGCT CAAATGCTCCAGTACGATTCCAACAAGCGAATCTCTGCAAAGACTGCCCTCTCGCACGCTTTCTTCCGTGACGTCAGCAGACCAACTCCACATCTCAATTAA